The Ranitomeya imitator isolate aRanImi1 chromosome 8, aRanImi1.pri, whole genome shotgun sequence genome window below encodes:
- the JOSD2 gene encoding josephin-2 → MVRTSGAGVSGPGMGECPVYHERQRLELCAIHALNNLLQRAEVTQHRAEEICWGLSPNSVINPHRSFLGTGNYDVNVIMAALQTLDYAAVWWDKRRSLDTLALSEIFGFILNIPSPISLGFFSLPITRKHWIAVRQIGGIYYNLDSKLKSPVRLGGPRELRDFLQGCISRGSCEILLVVTKDVEESRLWMKESEETS, encoded by the exons ATGGTCCGCACTTCGGGCGCCGGAGTTTCCGGTCCCGGGATGGGGGAGTGTCCGGTGTATCACGAGCGGCAGCGGCTGGAGCTGTGCGCGATCCACGCGCTGAACAACCTGCTGCAGAGGGCGGAGGTCACACAACACCGGGCCGAGGAGATCTGCTGGGG GTTGTCTCCGAATTCGGTGATAAATCCGCATCGCAGTTTCCTCGGCACCGGTAACTATGACGTCAATGTCATCATGGCGGCGCTGCAGACTCTGGACTACGCTGCCGTGTGGTGGGATAAGAGAAG GTCTCTGGACACTTTGGCCTTGAGTGAAATCTTCGGCTTCATCCTGAACATCCCGTCGCCCATCTCCCTGGGGTTCTTCTCTCTCCCGATCACCCGCAAACACTGGATCGCTGTGCGCCAGATCGGCGGCATCTACTACAACCTGGACTCCAAGCTGAAGTCTCCGGTGCGGCTCGGGGGCCCCCGGGAGCTGAG GGATTTCCTGCAGGGCTGCATCTCCCGGGGAAGCTGCGAGATCCTCCTAGTCGTGACGAAGGACGTGGAGGAATCTCGGCTGTGGATGAAGGAAAGTGAAGAAACCTCATGA
- the LOC138647252 gene encoding waprin-Phi1-like gives MKQHLLLALLLGLTCVRAEEGDTAAAKPGTCPTIRDLSLGICAKKCSYDSDCEGNRKCCKTSCDGFQCQIPDDKPGSCPSPEIVDGTTCDQTKHCSSDNNCEGEQKCCQNTCSGASCQNPV, from the exons ATGAAGCAACACCTCCTGCTGGCACTGCTGCTGGGACTGACCTGTGTCCGTGCGGAGGAGGGGGACACGGCTGCAG CTAAGCCAGGAACGTGCCCGACTATCCGTGATTTGTCTCTTGGGATCTGCGCCAAGAAATGCTCCTACGACTCTGACTGTGAAGGCAACCGCAAATGTTGTAAGACGTCCTGCGACGGATTCCAGTGTCAGATCCCGGACG ATAAACCCGGCTCCTGCCCTTCTCCTGAGATTGTCGATGGGACGACCTGCGACCAAACCAAACACTGCAGCTCCGATAACAACTGTGAGGGTGAACAGAAGTGCTGCCAAAACACCTGCAGCGGCGCGTCCTGCCAGAACCCG gtGTGA